Proteins co-encoded in one Epinephelus moara isolate mb chromosome 13, YSFRI_EMoa_1.0, whole genome shotgun sequence genomic window:
- the si:ch73-127m5.2 gene encoding uncharacterized protein si:ch73-127m5.2, which yields MDPSTRVVGLDAQGNMVFTVVKPVMGIFQVSSEQTGSVAQGDMGLQGLSENTLILPQTQNQAPLDQNQMDMHSMQPHIQMPQMQVSAPAQSEAVPQIQDPQPNSSTNTESGTHMPFAEVSSLLDPNMKGSKARKYLISYDEIKRRLQAPEKMSLRSLAAYTRVSRGPASKKTLLESLNVLGLTPSTTTSVSSSFSKLTEGDTRALCDDMKDFAHDYIDYSNMAKQLIPETNTVQHWSKIIETKNHLEDMRKCFKDPVNSGAFDNVTHGLGLGMLDVALDMIVMVIEQQIRILSGAAASDPVDSGPPMRRIRRRHRKTHSTDESPNKVSGGIKDQGKAISKGKGRGRAKKKIRQEAGAAGPVETQAEQCKPDDVESNVLTLVSVGYETVSSGLNAAGTV from the exons ATGGACCCGTCTACTCGGGTGGTGGGTCTGGATGCCCAGGGGAACATGGTTTTCACTGTGGTCAAACCAGTGATGGGCATCTTCCAGGTGTCTTCGGAGCAAACAGGGAGTGTGGCACAGGGGGACATGGGGCTGCAGGGTTTATCTGAAAACACATTAATCCTCCCTCAAACGCAAAACCAGGCTCCGCTAGACCAGAACCAGATGGATATGCACTCCATGCAGCCTCACATCCAGATGCCCCAGATGCAGGTTTCTGCCCCGGCCCAGAGTGAGGCTGTGCCCCAGATTCAGGACCCACAGCCGAACTcaagcacaaacacagagtCTGGTACACACATGCCTTTTGCAGAGGTGTCGTCGCTCCTGGATCCCAACATGAAAGGATCGAAGGCTC GGAAATATCTCATCTCGTATGATGAAATCAAACGGCGCCTGCAGGCTCCGGAGAAGATGTCCCTGCGCTCCCTGGCAGCCTACACTCGGGTCAGCAGAGGCCCAGCCAGCAAGAAAACCCTTCTGGAGTCACTCAATGTCCTCGGCCTCACGCCAAGCACAACTACCTCTGtatcctcctccttctccaaaCTCACTGAAG gcgACACCAGAGCATTGTGTGATGATATGAAGGACTTCGCCCATGACTACATCGACTACAGCAACATGGCGAAACAGCTCATCCCTGAGACAAACACAGTTCAACACTGGTCCAAAATTATTGAAACCAA GAACCACCTGGAGGATATGAGAAAATGTTTCAAGGACCCAGTGAACAGCGGAGCGTTTGACAATGTCACTCACGGTCTGGGTCTGGGAATGTTGGACGTGGCACTGGACATGATCGTCATGGTAATTGAGCAGCAGATTCGTATCCTGTCTGGCGCAGCGGCATCAGACCCAGTTGACTCTGGTCCGCCTATGCGGCGCATCCGCAGACGCCACCGCAAAACCCACTCGACTGACGAGAGCCCTAACAAAGTGTCTGGAGGGATCAAAGATCAAGGGAAGGCCATTTCTAAAGGCAAGGGGCGAGGCCGAGCCAAGAAGAAGATAAGGCAGGaagctggagctgctggtcccgTGGAGACCCAAGCAGAGCAGTGCAAGCCGGACGATGTGGAGAGTAACGTCCTCACCCTGGTGTCGGTTGGATATGAGACTGTTTCCAGTGGTCTCAACGCAGCCGGAACTGTTTGA